From Falco naumanni isolate bFalNau1 chromosome 4, bFalNau1.pat, whole genome shotgun sequence:
TTTCCAGCCCAAGCGGAACTATGTGGGGTTCGAGCCCGGTCCAGCCGCACCAGTGGCACCAGTAAGCCAGCCCTGCTCGGTTCCTGTCACACACTCCCCAGACAGCGGTGCCAGCTTTACAAACCATGGGACGGCTTCAGCCCGGCTCGGCAGCAGGAGGCGGCTGTGGCAAGGGCCCCTCCAGCCGAACACTTAAGATGGTTCTCGGTCTGAAGACACAAATTTAGCTACTAACTTCACCCGCTGCTATATTCCTCTCATGCTCCGCCAGGCTGGCAGGTTAGACATAGCAGATGCGGCATGATAAAGGTCAGTTGCCAGTGTCTCAGTTTACACATCTCCCTCCTAAACAACTTGAACGTGGATGGCAGCAATTAGCTCAGCTTCCTAATGAGGCACCGCGCACCCAGAGCGGCCCAGGCCCACGCCGGGCGCTCCCAGCTCGGTGCAGCCGGCTGCGCTGGGTAGGGACAGACTAAAACCCCTCTGTAAGCCCAGGTAAGAAAACAGACGGTGTGATGCTGGTGATACTGGCGATTCCGACCGGAGAAGAGGCGGAGGCAGCGGGCGGGGCCCCTGCGCTGCCGCGGCCTGagcccgccgggcccggccctgccccggggcactgcagctcccagcatgcaCCGCGCGCGGCGGCGCCTGCGCAGAGCGGCGCCCTCTGACCCCGCGCCGGCCCGGGGAGGGGCGCCGCCATCTTGTCCGCGCCTcccgccgggcccgccgccgccgccgccatgccGGAGGACAGGGACTGGGAGGCGTACAAGGTGCCCCCGACCCGCACCCCCGTCTCCGAGAGGACCACCTCGGTGCCCAACCCGGTCACCATCTTCCAGACCGTCTTCAACTATGTCGTCGATGCGCCCGTCACCTTCGTCCGAGGTACCGACGGGCCGAGACCCGAGACTCCCCGCTCCCGGGCCCCCTCACTAGCGCCGCTTCGTGATGCGTAGCGGGAGCTGGGCCGCGACGTAGCATGGGGACCCGGGCACCGAGGCAAAGAGGCAAGGGCACGGCCACCGGGACAGGCCCAGGGAGATGGGACACACAAGGACACGGCCTAGACACTGGGACACGCGACACGGGATAGACATGCAGGGCCCAGGAACACCGAGCTGGATGCACACAGACTAGGGACAGACATGTGGATGGGCATGCGGGGGCTGGGAATACCGAGCTGGACACACACAGACGAGGGGCAGAGATGGGCAtgcaggggacagcagcaccGAGCTGGATGCACACAGACAAGGgacagcagcactgagctggaCACACTCAGACTAgggacagacacacagacagagcACACAGGTGCCAGGAACACCAAGCTGGACACACACAGATGGGCATGTAGGGGCTGGGAACACCGAGCTGGATGCGGAGACACaggggtgctgctgcagagctgcctgggaaggcagcagacCGGGCAGCGAGGCCACGGCAGgcactggggctgtgctgccctttGCTGGTTGTGGGCTGGGGGTGTCTGACTGCGGGGCTGTTGCTGCAGAGTGGATCGAGCGCCAGCAAGCCAAGAACAGGTACTACTATTACCACCAGAAGTTTCGCCGCGTGCCTGACCTGAGTGAGTGTCTGGAGGGCGACTACCTCTGCTTCTTCGAGGCTGAAGCACAGTGGAGGAGGGACAGGTATGGGTGTCACAGGCTGTCcccaggtgaggctgctgcagagcacactgCTGTGGTTAGCCAGCCCTgggaactgcagcagctggcttgAACTCGCAGCATTTTTGTGGACTTTGAGGTGTTGAGGCACCTCCTGCCCACTCCGTTACAGAACACCCTTACAGAACACCTGTTCCCTAGTccggctgtgccctgcagcatgctggggctgagcagggtgGCACTGGGACAcatcccccagcactgcctAACCCTAACCAGGATCCTGTAAAACCCCAGAGCTGCCCTTCTGCAGGGTGTCATCACCCCTTTGTTCAACTTTTCTATCACCTCTTGCTGTGGTTGCATTCGTTGTcacccttcctttccttttttggaGTAGATTATATCCAGAGGCCCCCCTTCCAACcttgaccattctgtgattcctgcAGGATGGTTGATCAAGAAATTGTGGAGATAGTCCGGGAAAGGCTAGGTGCGTGCAAGCAGAGGGAAGGACCCAACCAGTTCCAGAACTGCGCCAAGGagatggagctgctggtgcaggtCACCAAGGCCTACCAGGACAGATGTGAGTACAGCAAGAGCCACAGCaactctgctgcagctgtgacagCACGAAGCAGGTCTTAAGCCACATCTCTGACTTCCCATGGAACAGAGGGgcttatttcttttcagctgctggaaggTACTCTTCAGACACTTACTTTCTTTTCAGACGGTGATCTTGGTGTCCATGGAAATGCAAGGACATGCCTGATGAAGCAGAAGCACAGGAtgatggaggaaaggaaagcacaagCAAATGTCTCTGAATAGATCTAAACGGTTGGCACCTCCTGCCGCGGTGCTTGTATCCAGTACTGCATGTTGCATCTCAGAATTTCGATGCTGTTGACCTCTGCAATAAATGTGCAGCCCAGACATCTGCCATACAACTAGAATCTAGACTCATTCTTTTGGAGATCTGCACACACttaacagatttctttttcagctttgcattgATCTTTGAATTCCAGTTGATTGTTACCATCCTTTAAACCATGGTCAGCCCCTAACTCCAGGCACCCCACTTGCCTTAACTGTTATTTCCCCTCACCTCTGTGAGCCAACAGAAACactgctctgcccagccctggcagaaAATTCCCACAGTTCGGATAAAGATTACACGCTGTCCTGCTGCTTCTAGACCCCATTTAGGATTAATACATGATTAACAAGGATGAGTACAACATTAACACACTATTTCATTCAACAGATGTTCAGGCTGTGGCCCACAGACGTGAACCTACTCACATCGCCAGCAGATATTTAATCCATCTGCCCAGTGCATTAACCATCCCATCACACCAATCGCCATCTCTTGTTCACTGATCACTTTATTGTCTGGTACAAAACCCACTTAAGTTGttgccacagcagctgcctgggttCTCTGCACCGAGACTCTGGTGTGAGTCTTCGCTAGATGGTCAGTGAActcctgcaaaaaaataaatacaagtgtGTTATTTTCTTAAACCACTCTCCTGAGATTCTCAGCAGTGTATCCCTTTCCAACAAGGTGTGTGTTGTGGCAGCTGGGGTAGTTCAGATACAACTTATTTTTAGTTGGTACATGAAAGCTTTCCTATTTCCTTTGTCCATGAATTGCCATTTTCAACTGCAtgttgaaagaaagaaaaccccattCTGCCTGGCACCCAGCTCTGACTGCAGCTCTCCCATTTTTGGGAGTACCTGAACttcagagggaagggagggtCACACTGGAGCTGCAAACTGCAGCAACACTCACCTGGTAAGGAGACTTGGTGAACACAGTCTCTTTCCAGAGGTCGGGAGTCAGGTAACTGTAGGTCTTGGAGATGGCATCGAAGGTGGCTTTAGCTACAGACAGAAGTCACACCCTGCACGTCAGCACTACAGAGCCCAGCTCACTAGTGCCCACCCACTCCACTCCAAGAATGTAGAATTTAGGAAGGAACAGGGAGACCACAGCAGGTTCTCTCTGATGTACACACAAAACTCgagtttctttctctctccatttaCGACAATTACACTACCTCAGACAAGTGCAATCGCGCAGATTGggagatttcttttttagtatCAATGTGCATGTAAAAAGACAATTTACTGTAATTAACTTTTACAGACTTCAGGACCAAGTACAGCAGGATTAACCTGCATTTTAACAGCTATCAGCAGCAGTCTTCACTTCTGCTTGTCCACtagaagtttttgttttaacacagaTTAGAACAATACTACAGAAATGGATATGTTGTGTCCTTGTTAATGACAAAAGTGGAAATACGTTCAGCTAAGCTACAACACAGAATGCTAGAGCTCACCGAAGTTGCCAAGGGTGGCGGTGCAGCCCCTGGCTGAGGTATAGCAGTCATCGATACCAGCCATCATCAGCAGCTTCTTGGGGACAGGGGCAGACACAATCCCTGTACCACGGGGAGCTGGGATCAGGCGCACCAGGACAGACCCACAGCGGCCAGTGACCTACACAAACACAACAGGTTAGAGTTCCCGAAACATTGCAGCGCAATCACCAAGAGCAGGCCTGCCTCACCTTGCACGGCACGGTGTGGGGCTTGCCGATCTTGTTCCCCCAGTAGCCTCGTCGTACAGGTACAATGGATAACTTCGCCAAAATGATCGCCCCACGAATAGCAGTGGCAACTTCTTTAGAGCATTTAACACCAAGACCGACATGACCATTGTAGTCCCCGATAGCAACAAAAGCCTAGGGTTGAGAGAAAAGTGCTCagtggcagctgtgctgcacaggaACACTCTCAGCAGAGAACAGTCCATCAGGGTCCAACACAGCTCACTCCCAAGTACAATCAAAACATCACCTACTAAAACTTGCACAGCAGAGCTCACAGCTCAAGCAGCCATTTTTCCCCTTAGAGCTCATCCTTCAGTCAAAACTTGTTCAGGCTGAAGAACTGGGATTCAATTCCCTGCCACAGCCTTATACTGGGTCAGAAGTCCAGataatttcaaaacagcatTCCCACCTTACACCTCAGACTTCTCTCTCTGCTATAGCCCCTGAGAAGCCAACAATGCTGTGTAAATGACTTAATTTTGCACTAGAACCATTTCAAATAACATTTGTACATACTGCTAGGATTTTGAAGTTAATCCAGCAACTGTCAGCTACAC
This genomic window contains:
- the NDUFB10 gene encoding NADH dehydrogenase [ubiquinone] 1 beta subcomplex subunit 10, with protein sequence MPEDRDWEAYKVPPTRTPVSERTTSVPNPVTIFQTVFNYVVDAPVTFVREWIERQQAKNRYYYYHQKFRRVPDLSECLEGDYLCFFEAEAQWRRDRMVDQEIVEIVRERLGACKQREGPNQFQNCAKEMELLVQVTKAYQDRYGDLGVHGNARTCLMKQKHRMMEERKAQANVSE
- the RPS2 gene encoding 40S ribosomal protein S2, with amino-acid sequence MADDAGAAGGAGAARGGFRGGFGTGLRGRGRGRGRGRGRGRGARGGKAEDKEWIPVTKLGRLVKDMKIKSLEEIYLFSLPIKESEIIDFFLGSSLKDEVLKIMPVQKQTRAGQRTRFKAFVAIGDYNGHVGLGVKCSKEVATAIRGAIILAKLSIVPVRRGYWGNKIGKPHTVPCKVTGRCGSVLVRLIPAPRGTGIVSAPVPKKLLMMAGIDDCYTSARGCTATLGNFAKATFDAISKTYSYLTPDLWKETVFTKSPYQEFTDHLAKTHTRVSVQRTQAAAVATT